The following are encoded together in the Thalassomonas haliotis genome:
- a CDS encoding sulfotransferase family 2 domain-containing protein, translated as MLKRIFRRLPISYYPYKPFMHTYNCIFIHIPKNAGSSVLRAFNDQGGRKHAKWHDFYAANSYFFRRYHKFAIVREPAERLYSAYRYYLKGGNQSEEDLALTQKISEHNSNFSGFVESILDTDFYMLQPLFQPQYLYVYDRRLICRVDRLLRYETLMQDWRDLARAQAFPENLPWVNASQDKVESNNKPSLPALSEKAIKKINQLYKLDFELLGYRPLSLPTDKQDS; from the coding sequence ATGTTAAAGCGTATATTTAGAAGATTACCTATAAGTTATTATCCCTATAAGCCCTTTATGCATACCTATAATTGTATATTTATTCATATTCCCAAAAATGCTGGCAGTAGTGTGTTACGTGCGTTTAATGATCAGGGAGGTCGAAAACATGCTAAATGGCATGACTTTTATGCCGCCAACTCATACTTTTTCAGACGTTATCATAAATTTGCTATTGTGCGTGAACCTGCTGAACGTCTCTATTCTGCCTATCGCTATTATTTAAAAGGGGGTAATCAGTCTGAAGAAGATTTGGCGTTAACGCAGAAAATAAGCGAGCATAACAGTAATTTTTCTGGTTTTGTTGAATCGATTTTAGATACAGACTTTTATATGCTGCAACCTTTATTTCAACCCCAGTATCTCTATGTTTATGATCGTCGGTTGATTTGCCGTGTTGATCGCCTGCTCAGGTATGAAACATTAATGCAGGACTGGCGTGATTTGGCCCGGGCCCAGGCTTTTCCGGAAAATTTGCCCTGGGTAAATGCCAGTCAAGATAAGGTGGAAAGTAATAATAAACCATCACTGCCTGCATTGAGCGAAAAGGCAATCAAAAAAATTAATCAACTGTATAAATTAGATTTTGAGTTGTTAGGTTACCGGCCCTTGTCTTTACCCACCGATAAACAGGACAGCTAA
- a CDS encoding sulfotransferase family protein, with product MSARLYNWQLPTDVRIPDFIICGAMKSGTTSIHAILNQHPDIYIPDDEVHFFDMDNLLQHPDFNHFDGKQWSVSSLARDPQQYYAWYRSRFSPAAQHQLLGEDSTTYLASEIAAQRISQQKRETKLIILLRQPSTRAYSQYWHLLRSGRATHSFEDTIRYNPHSILERSLYLTQLQNVYKHIPQEQVKVIVFEDFLADKQAVLMQLCTFLKADYRRLPADALGIHANSGRLPMFPAIELMKNRLFRDGGNQGYHQRFSCDLTAGNTRKITFSKLVNKAHRLVNPLVVKKAPKIHPQTKAFLDDYFYRELQGLNELLGRDILAKWFT from the coding sequence ATGAGTGCACGTTTATATAATTGGCAGTTGCCCACAGATGTCAGAATCCCTGACTTTATTATCTGCGGAGCAATGAAATCAGGGACGACCAGCATACATGCTATTTTAAATCAGCATCCGGATATTTATATACCCGATGATGAAGTGCATTTTTTTGATATGGATAATTTATTGCAGCATCCTGACTTTAACCATTTTGATGGCAAGCAGTGGTCAGTGAGCAGCTTGGCTAGAGATCCGCAGCAATATTATGCCTGGTATCGTTCGCGTTTTTCTCCGGCAGCTCAGCATCAGCTACTAGGGGAAGACTCCACCACTTATCTGGCATCTGAAATCGCAGCGCAAAGGATCAGCCAGCAAAAGCGCGAAACTAAATTGATTATCTTACTGCGCCAGCCCAGCACACGTGCTTATTCCCAGTATTGGCACCTGCTTAGGTCCGGCCGTGCCACCCACAGTTTTGAAGATACCATCAGGTATAACCCGCACAGCATACTTGAACGCAGCTTATATCTCACGCAATTGCAAAATGTCTATAAGCATATTCCACAAGAGCAAGTTAAGGTGATCGTCTTTGAAGACTTTCTTGCCGATAAACAAGCGGTGTTGATGCAGCTATGTACTTTTCTTAAGGCCGATTACCGGCGTTTGCCTGCCGACGCGCTGGGTATTCATGCCAACAGCGGCAGGCTGCCGATGTTTCCGGCAATTGAGTTAATGAAAAACCGCCTGTTCAGGGATGGAGGCAACCAGGGATACCATCAGCGCTTTAGTTGTGATTTAACCGCGGGCAATACCAGGAAAATTACCTTTTCCAAGCTGGTAAACAAAGCCCACCGGCTGGTAAATCCCCTGGTGGTGAAAAAAGCACCTAAAATACATCCGCAGACCAAAGCATTTCTTGATGATTATTTCTATCGCGAGCTGCAAGGGCTTAATGAATTACTGGGCCGGGATATCTTAGCCAAATGGTTTACCTGA
- a CDS encoding oligosaccharide flippase family protein codes for MTAGLISSRQLLGKSSQLMALKLTATALAFVFHLLLARHLSIAEYGLFTLALSCLLFSTSVAKQGIEPAVVRYFAQQEEHKLASLYFYVLMLVLFNTLVVSLILFLAANFIAVEFLGTVELVHCIPIVIGLTALQTLLGVNSGVLKGRKFPFTSLLFTGFVVHALAISFFFLQKPASGLAALNLFFYAVLLATFFSFILLYKKLKFKLRLTPEYPIPESGIKPLYQSSRALFVSSFMSLLTQQLSLLLLAKYASLAEVAVYGIALKISLLMGYPLMVLNTITAPLYAKYYGQQNIQAFKSLAFRTTKGLFVLATPLCVFVAVFSSELVAFFGKQYNDSAQILVILALGQWVNLSTGSVVSMLVMAGFEKIHRINAIFILVFTVIALLVFLPAYGVVAAAWVSAIAMALFNLVSLFFVCRLIYSKN; via the coding sequence ATGACGGCGGGGCTTATTTCTTCTCGGCAGCTGCTGGGTAAAAGTTCGCAGTTAATGGCGTTAAAGTTAACCGCTACCGCGCTGGCTTTTGTTTTTCACCTGCTCTTAGCCCGTCACTTAAGCATTGCGGAATATGGTTTGTTTACACTGGCGCTAAGTTGCCTGCTTTTTAGTACTTCAGTGGCGAAACAAGGCATAGAGCCGGCTGTGGTCCGTTATTTTGCTCAGCAGGAAGAGCATAAACTCGCCAGTTTGTACTTTTATGTGCTTATGTTGGTATTGTTCAATACCCTGGTGGTCAGCTTAATATTATTCCTTGCGGCTAATTTTATCGCCGTTGAATTTCTAGGCACGGTTGAGCTGGTTCACTGTATCCCGATAGTGATAGGGTTAACCGCTTTACAGACCTTGCTTGGGGTAAATAGCGGGGTATTAAAAGGGCGGAAATTTCCTTTTACCAGTTTGTTGTTTACCGGTTTTGTGGTCCACGCCCTGGCTATCAGCTTCTTTTTTTTGCAAAAACCCGCTTCCGGGCTAGCGGCATTGAATTTATTTTTTTATGCGGTGCTTTTGGCGACATTTTTCAGCTTTATTCTGCTTTATAAGAAACTTAAGTTTAAATTACGGTTAACCCCCGAATACCCGATACCAGAATCAGGTATCAAACCTTTATATCAAAGTAGCAGAGCCCTTTTTGTCAGCTCTTTCATGTCATTGCTTACTCAGCAGCTGTCGCTGCTTTTACTGGCAAAATATGCTTCTTTAGCCGAAGTTGCTGTTTATGGCATAGCCCTGAAAATATCTTTACTGATGGGTTATCCCCTGATGGTCTTAAACACTATAACCGCGCCTTTGTATGCAAAATACTACGGGCAGCAAAACATTCAGGCATTTAAAAGTTTGGCGTTTCGTACAACCAAGGGCTTATTTGTCCTGGCGACGCCTTTATGTGTTTTTGTGGCGGTATTTTCCAGCGAACTGGTGGCTTTTTTTGGCAAGCAATATAATGATTCGGCGCAGATATTGGTTATTTTGGCGCTGGGGCAATGGGTCAACTTATCGACCGGCAGTGTGGTTTCAATGCTGGTGATGGCGGGATTTGAAAAAATTCACCGCATCAATGCTATTTTTATTTTGGTTTTTACTGTGATTGCCTTGTTGGTCTTTTTGCCTGCCTATGGAGTTGTCGCTGCGGCCTGGGTAAGTGCAATTGCCATGGCGCTCTTTAATCTGGTCAGTTTGTTTTTTGTTTGTCGTTTGATTTATAGTAAAAATTAA